A stretch of Microbacterium caowuchunii DNA encodes these proteins:
- a CDS encoding DegT/DnrJ/EryC1/StrS family aminotransferase — protein sequence MVPWLGTEEADAVAEVIASGWVAQGPRVARFEQEYAAAVGAPYAVATSSCTTALHLALIVAGVGPGDDVVIPSLSFIATTNVVTYVGANPVFADVDPITGNVTGATVRRALTPATAAVIAVDQGGLPVDLDDIRAVTDPRGIVVIEDAACGAGSTYQGRPVGAGAEIVAWSFHPRKVLTTGEGGMITTLHGDWAMRAKHLREHAMSVSAADRHSAVLPPAEEYPEIGFNFRMTDVQAAMGIVQLGRLPAIVRRRRELAERYRAALRDVPGLRAVADPAYGAGNMQSFWVEVLDGYPVDREELLQALAEADISARRGIMAAHRQRPYRHLSPAGGLPGTERVTDRTLILPVYHAMSLDDQDRVIAVLRDVGGVPA from the coding sequence ATGGTGCCGTGGCTCGGCACGGAGGAGGCCGATGCGGTCGCTGAGGTGATCGCGAGCGGATGGGTCGCGCAGGGTCCGCGGGTGGCCCGCTTCGAGCAGGAGTACGCGGCCGCGGTGGGCGCCCCGTATGCCGTGGCGACGTCGAGTTGCACCACGGCGCTCCACCTCGCCCTGATCGTGGCGGGCGTGGGGCCGGGCGACGACGTCGTCATCCCCTCGCTGTCCTTCATCGCCACGACCAACGTGGTCACCTATGTCGGCGCGAACCCGGTGTTCGCGGACGTGGACCCGATCACCGGCAACGTGACGGGAGCCACGGTGCGCCGGGCACTCACCCCCGCGACCGCGGCCGTCATCGCCGTGGACCAGGGCGGGCTGCCGGTGGATCTCGACGACATCCGCGCGGTGACCGATCCGCGCGGCATCGTCGTGATCGAGGACGCCGCGTGCGGGGCGGGATCGACCTATCAGGGACGTCCGGTCGGGGCGGGCGCCGAGATCGTCGCGTGGTCCTTCCATCCTCGGAAGGTCCTGACGACCGGTGAGGGCGGGATGATCACGACCCTGCACGGCGATTGGGCCATGCGCGCGAAGCACCTGCGCGAGCACGCCATGAGCGTCTCCGCCGCCGACCGGCACTCCGCGGTGCTGCCGCCCGCGGAGGAGTACCCCGAGATCGGTTTCAACTTCCGGATGACCGATGTGCAGGCGGCGATGGGGATCGTGCAGCTGGGCCGTCTCCCGGCGATCGTCCGGCGGCGGCGGGAGCTGGCCGAGCGCTACCGGGCAGCCCTCCGGGACGTGCCAGGACTCCGGGCGGTCGCCGATCCGGCCTACGGAGCCGGCAACATGCAGTCCTTCTGGGTCGAGGTGCTGGACGGGTACCCGGTCGACCGGGAGGAACTGCTGCAGGCGCTCGCCGAGGCGGACATCTCCGCGCGGCGCGGCATCATGGCCGCCCACCGTCAGCGACCGTACCGGCACCTGTCGCCCGCGGGCGGGCTCCCCGGGACGGAGCGCGTCACCGACCGGACTCTGATCCTCCCCGTGTACCACGCGATGAGTCTCGACGACCAGGATCGCGTCATCGCGGTGCTGCGGGACGTCGGCGGGGTGCCGGCGTGA
- a CDS encoding dTDP-glucose 4,6-dehydratase, protein MTRLEGTRVLVTGGAGFIGSHLVDALLQQGPADVVVVDDLATGSRENLAGALRDPRVRLVERDARDLDVMDDLLGATDVVFHLACLGVRHSLHDPRENHEVNATMTLELLESARRAGIRRFVHVSSSEVYGSAQYAPMDEGHPTFPETVYGAAKLAGEAYARAAFRTHGFPVSVVRPFNAYGLRSHFEGDSGEVLPRTIVRVLAGEPPLIYGDGEQSRDFTHVTDTARGIIAVAESDDAIGRTLNVGSGADVTINDLARIVLSVAGATGLSPIHLEPRPGDVRRLLADSTAMRRLTGFSPRVAFADGVRELFEGMRDGGLPPEAMLAQVEERNWVQEGVPRA, encoded by the coding sequence ATGACGCGGCTGGAGGGGACCCGCGTCCTCGTCACCGGCGGCGCGGGCTTCATCGGGAGTCACCTCGTCGACGCGCTGCTCCAGCAGGGGCCCGCGGACGTGGTGGTGGTGGACGATCTCGCGACCGGGAGCCGGGAGAACCTCGCCGGGGCGCTCCGGGACCCGCGGGTCCGGCTCGTCGAGCGGGATGCCCGTGACCTCGACGTCATGGACGACCTCCTCGGCGCGACCGACGTCGTCTTCCATCTCGCCTGCCTCGGCGTGCGGCACAGTCTGCACGACCCCCGCGAGAACCACGAGGTGAACGCGACGATGACGCTGGAGCTCCTGGAGAGCGCCCGGCGCGCCGGCATCCGGCGGTTCGTGCACGTGAGTTCGAGCGAGGTGTACGGGTCGGCGCAGTACGCCCCGATGGATGAGGGTCACCCGACCTTCCCCGAGACGGTGTACGGCGCCGCGAAGCTCGCCGGCGAGGCGTACGCCCGTGCCGCGTTCCGCACGCACGGGTTCCCCGTATCGGTCGTGCGGCCCTTCAACGCATACGGACTGCGAAGCCACTTCGAAGGGGACAGCGGTGAGGTGCTGCCCCGCACGATCGTGCGCGTGCTCGCCGGTGAACCGCCCCTCATCTACGGGGACGGCGAGCAGTCCCGCGACTTCACGCACGTGACCGACACCGCCCGGGGGATCATCGCGGTGGCCGAGTCGGACGACGCAATCGGGCGAACGCTGAACGTGGGATCGGGGGCGGACGTCACCATCAACGACCTGGCGCGCATCGTCCTCTCGGTGGCCGGCGCGACGGGTCTGAGCCCCATCCACCTGGAACCGCGTCCGGGCGACGTGCGACGGCTGCTGGCGGACTCGACCGCGATGCGGCGGCTGACCGGGTTCTCCCCGCGGGTGGCCTTCGCGGACGGCGTGCGAGAGCTGTTCGAGGGGATGCGGGATGGTGGGCTCCCGCCCGAGGCGATGCTCGCCCAGGTCGAGGAGCGCAACTGGGTGCAGGAAGGCGTGCCCCGTGCCTGA
- a CDS encoding Gfo/Idh/MocA family protein, whose protein sequence is MNDHLNVAVIGAGYWGPNLARNFRASADWNLVAICDLDVERARRVAEGVGGVPVMSDLAAVLADPLVDAVAIATPARTHHAIVLAALAAGKHVMVEKPLADTHERGDEMVRAAAARGLVLMADHTYCYTPAVLKMRELIAEGALGDILFVDSVRINLGLIQPDVDVFWDLAPHDLSIMDFVLPGGLAVTSVSAHGSDPLRTGKSCVGYLAMPLESGAMAHVHVNWLSPTKIRQMVIAGTRRTLVWDDLNPQQRLSVYDRGVDIEAVSKGSTADTRAANVSYRLGDTWSPALPEREALGGVVAEFASAVHERRPARTSGAAGLRVLSVLGAAQASLLAGGAPQVVTAGVAAQEVAA, encoded by the coding sequence GTGAACGATCATTTGAACGTCGCCGTCATCGGCGCCGGGTACTGGGGACCGAACCTCGCACGGAACTTCCGGGCCAGCGCGGACTGGAACCTCGTCGCGATCTGCGACCTGGACGTCGAGCGCGCACGTCGGGTCGCGGAGGGGGTGGGCGGCGTGCCCGTGATGTCGGATCTGGCCGCGGTGCTCGCCGATCCGCTCGTGGACGCGGTCGCCATCGCCACGCCGGCGCGCACGCATCACGCGATCGTGCTCGCGGCGCTCGCCGCGGGAAAGCACGTGATGGTCGAGAAGCCGCTCGCCGACACGCATGAGCGGGGAGACGAGATGGTGCGGGCCGCCGCAGCGCGCGGCCTCGTCCTCATGGCCGATCACACCTATTGCTACACGCCCGCGGTCCTCAAGATGAGGGAGCTCATCGCCGAGGGCGCGCTCGGCGACATCCTGTTCGTGGACAGCGTGCGCATCAACCTGGGCCTGATCCAGCCGGACGTCGACGTGTTCTGGGATCTCGCCCCCCACGACCTGTCCATCATGGATTTCGTCCTGCCCGGCGGGCTCGCCGTCACCTCCGTCTCCGCGCACGGCTCCGACCCGCTCCGCACCGGGAAGTCGTGCGTGGGGTACCTCGCCATGCCCTTGGAGAGCGGTGCGATGGCCCACGTGCACGTCAACTGGCTGAGCCCGACGAAGATCCGCCAGATGGTCATCGCCGGCACCAGGCGGACGCTCGTGTGGGACGACCTCAATCCGCAGCAGCGGCTCAGCGTCTACGACCGCGGCGTCGACATCGAGGCCGTGTCGAAGGGATCGACGGCGGACACCCGAGCCGCGAACGTCTCGTATCGGCTCGGCGACACCTGGTCTCCGGCACTCCCGGAGCGGGAGGCCCTGGGCGGGGTCGTGGCAGAGTTCGCCTCGGCGGTCCACGAGCGGCGTCCCGCCCGGACGAGCGGAGCGGCGGGGCTGCGGGTCCTGTCCGTGCTCGGTGCGGCGCAGGCCAGCCTTCTGGCCGGCGGCGCACCGCAGGTCGTCACCGCCGGCGTCGCCGCCCAGGAGGTGGCGGCATGA
- a CDS encoding GMC oxidoreductase, which produces MSLLAPGEWPAGEYDCCVVGAGPIGLVLAMEAAESGLRVLLVEEGDRRSGKRDIVPRTRQTTVIVDPARHAPPMLTSRRGIGGTSWLWGGRCVAFEPEDFEARDHVPLSGWPIRYEDVAPFYAAAARRLDCGEPVFRSAEPDWTGLTDVTMSNLERWSRQPKLGPRLGARVLAHPGITVLVGARLADVDFAADGSVAAVVVVRGTARTRLVAASYVLALGGLETTRFLLGLQAVRPAAFGGREGALGRYYMGHATGCIADIVLQDPARAADLDFHRDGSDTYVRRRFTLGAEAVRHHRVLSTSFYLDNPAFHEHRHRNPTLSGVFLGILIPWVGRAILAEGIRLRHVGPRPWHIGAHIGNVLRGPWRAVADLGDILRRRYLSRVRKPGFILRNDAGRYALHYHAEQLPNPESRITLEVGADGSEVLRVDFRFLEADVDSVLRCHELLDADLRRAGIGWLEYHHPDAAAVRASAWEQTTDGFHSIGTTRMSADPERGVVDADCRVHGVANLYVASSSVLPTSAEANPTFFAAALAVRLAHHLATRRTNGPVEDAHR; this is translated from the coding sequence ATGAGCCTGCTCGCCCCCGGGGAATGGCCCGCCGGAGAGTACGACTGCTGCGTGGTGGGGGCGGGCCCGATCGGCCTCGTCCTCGCGATGGAAGCCGCCGAGTCGGGGCTGCGGGTGCTGCTCGTCGAGGAGGGCGACCGGCGCTCGGGGAAGCGGGACATCGTGCCGCGCACCCGGCAGACCACCGTCATCGTGGATCCCGCCCGTCACGCGCCGCCCATGCTCACCAGCCGCCGGGGCATCGGCGGTACCTCCTGGCTCTGGGGCGGCCGGTGCGTCGCGTTCGAGCCGGAGGACTTCGAGGCCCGCGATCACGTGCCGCTGAGCGGCTGGCCGATCCGGTACGAGGACGTGGCACCGTTCTACGCGGCGGCTGCTCGCCGACTCGACTGCGGCGAGCCGGTGTTCCGCTCGGCCGAACCGGACTGGACGGGTCTCACGGACGTGACGATGTCGAATCTCGAACGCTGGTCGCGCCAGCCGAAGCTCGGACCGCGTCTGGGCGCCCGCGTCCTCGCCCACCCGGGCATCACGGTGCTCGTCGGGGCACGGCTCGCGGACGTCGACTTCGCCGCCGACGGCAGCGTCGCGGCGGTCGTGGTCGTCCGGGGGACCGCGCGTACCCGACTCGTCGCGGCGTCGTACGTCCTCGCCCTCGGCGGTCTCGAGACGACCCGGTTCCTGCTCGGGCTGCAGGCGGTCCGTCCCGCCGCATTCGGGGGGAGGGAGGGTGCGCTCGGCCGGTACTACATGGGGCACGCGACCGGATGCATCGCGGACATCGTGCTGCAGGACCCCGCCCGCGCGGCGGACCTCGACTTCCACCGCGACGGGAGTGACACCTACGTCCGCCGACGGTTCACCCTGGGCGCCGAGGCCGTCCGGCACCACCGCGTGCTGAGCACGAGCTTCTACCTCGACAACCCGGCCTTCCACGAGCACCGGCACCGCAACCCCACCCTCTCCGGGGTGTTCCTGGGGATCTTGATCCCGTGGGTGGGGAGGGCGATCCTCGCGGAGGGGATCCGGCTCCGGCACGTCGGTCCGCGGCCGTGGCACATCGGCGCGCACATCGGGAACGTGCTGCGCGGCCCGTGGCGCGCGGTCGCCGACCTCGGCGACATCCTGAGACGACGCTATCTGTCCCGGGTACGCAAGCCCGGGTTCATCCTGCGCAACGACGCGGGGCGCTACGCCCTGCACTATCACGCGGAGCAGCTCCCGAACCCGGAGAGCCGGATCACCCTCGAGGTGGGTGCGGACGGATCCGAGGTGCTGCGCGTCGACTTCCGCTTCCTGGAGGCCGACGTCGACTCGGTCCTGCGCTGCCACGAGCTCCTCGACGCGGACCTGCGGCGAGCCGGGATCGGGTGGCTGGAGTATCACCATCCGGATGCCGCGGCGGTACGGGCGTCCGCATGGGAGCAGACCACGGACGGCTTCCACAGCATCGGCACGACCCGGATGAGCGCCGATCCGGAGAGGGGGGTGGTCGACGCGGACTGCCGGGTGCACGGTGTCGCGAACCTGTACGTCGCCTCGAGCAGCGTGCTGCCCACCTCGGCGGAGGCGAATCCCACGTTCTTCGCCGCGGCGCTGGCGGTACGGCTGGCGCATCACCTGGCCACGCGCCGGACGAACGGGCCGGTCGAGGACGCGCATCGGTGA
- a CDS encoding glycosyltransferase, whose translation MRLAARADLRREPDTPALPADGAVQETEPAPASAGALPLDARGAVIIPAHDESAVIGRTLRSLAPLTSLAGVEVIVACNGCVDDTADIARGFAGVHVVETDRGSKPVGLNLGDSVATAWPRLYLDADIEIEPASVLAVFETLAQPGVYAARPRYVYDISAATLPVRAYYRARSRIPVPLRMWGAGGYAANEAGHRRFGQFAQVTADDSWFDEQFAPEEKRIVDTAPTRVRTPRDTAALLAVLTRQRRGYRELGLESTAHTRGRALVRSIRGPRSACDVAWYVALTLISRHRARAVTRRGGAGGWERDTSSRAGGPVDGGWRR comes from the coding sequence ATGCGGCTCGCCGCGCGCGCGGACCTGCGGCGCGAACCGGACACGCCGGCGCTGCCGGCGGACGGCGCGGTCCAGGAGACCGAGCCGGCCCCGGCATCCGCGGGGGCCCTTCCCCTCGATGCCCGCGGCGCGGTCATCATCCCGGCCCACGACGAGTCCGCGGTCATCGGACGCACCCTGCGCTCGCTCGCTCCGCTGACCTCCCTCGCCGGGGTAGAGGTGATTGTCGCCTGCAACGGATGCGTCGACGACACCGCCGACATCGCCCGCGGGTTCGCGGGAGTGCACGTGGTCGAGACGGATCGTGGGTCGAAGCCGGTGGGGCTGAACCTGGGGGACAGCGTCGCGACGGCGTGGCCGCGGCTGTACCTGGACGCCGACATCGAGATCGAACCCGCATCGGTGCTCGCGGTCTTCGAGACGCTCGCCCAACCCGGGGTGTACGCGGCCCGGCCGCGCTACGTCTATGACATCTCGGCGGCGACCCTGCCGGTGCGCGCCTACTACCGGGCGCGCAGCCGCATCCCGGTGCCGCTGCGGATGTGGGGAGCGGGCGGCTACGCGGCGAACGAGGCCGGCCACCGGCGGTTCGGCCAGTTCGCGCAGGTGACGGCGGACGACTCGTGGTTCGACGAGCAGTTCGCCCCCGAGGAGAAGCGGATCGTCGACACCGCGCCCACGCGGGTCCGGACGCCCCGGGACACCGCCGCGCTCCTGGCGGTGCTCACCCGGCAGCGCCGGGGATACCGGGAACTCGGTCTGGAGTCCACGGCTCACACGCGCGGGCGGGCGCTCGTCCGCTCCATCCGCGGTCCGCGCAGCGCATGCGACGTCGCCTGGTACGTCGCCCTCACGCTGATCTCACGTCATCGGGCACGCGCGGTGACGCGTCGCGGCGGAGCCGGCGGCTGGGAGCGGGACACGTCGAGCCGGGCCGGTGGCCCGGTGGACGGCGGGTGGAGGAGATGA
- a CDS encoding acyltransferase, with translation MTRTAPFVHASADLDDDVELGAGTRVWHLAQVRAGARVGADCNIGRGAYIGPGVVLGDACKVQNYALVYEPAVVGDGVFIGPAVVFTNDEFPRAANPDGSLKSADDWHAVGVTVDRGASIGARAVCIAPVRIGAWALVAAGAVVTKDVPAHALVAGVPAKRIGWVGRVGRPLSPAGAGEWVCPETGERYAEDGDTLRPLP, from the coding sequence ATGACCCGCACCGCCCCCTTCGTCCACGCCTCCGCCGACCTCGACGACGACGTGGAACTCGGCGCGGGGACCCGGGTGTGGCATCTGGCACAGGTACGGGCGGGGGCGCGGGTCGGCGCCGACTGCAACATCGGCCGGGGCGCGTACATCGGGCCGGGCGTCGTGCTCGGCGATGCCTGCAAGGTGCAGAACTATGCGCTGGTCTACGAACCCGCCGTCGTCGGCGACGGGGTGTTCATCGGTCCCGCGGTGGTCTTCACGAACGACGAGTTCCCCCGCGCAGCGAACCCGGACGGGTCGCTCAAGAGCGCAGACGACTGGCACGCCGTGGGGGTGACGGTGGACCGGGGCGCCTCGATCGGCGCACGTGCGGTGTGCATCGCCCCGGTGCGGATCGGCGCGTGGGCGCTGGTCGCCGCGGGTGCGGTGGTGACCAAGGACGTGCCCGCGCACGCGCTCGTCGCGGGTGTACCGGCCAAGCGGATCGGCTGGGTCGGCCGTGTCGGCCGCCCGTTGTCCCCCGCCGGCGCCGGCGAGTGGGTGTGCCCCGAGACGGGCGAGCGCTACGCCGAGGACGGCGACACCCTGCGTCCCCTCCCCTGA
- a CDS encoding S8 family serine peptidase has protein sequence MIGAGVVFGGTAASAVDEPGEIIPSLADALAEAADDGAAGAAELADAVGLPDAGPGSLRVDADGDVAATVTFTGRPSDADLAAVRALATVGTVYRFTPAAAVTVAPELLDDLADLPGVLSVTPVLAPTVGSGAKTAGAATGILPTASGPATDCRAFPSDAVGPLGVDLARDTFGVDGTGVTVGILSDSYASANPAGPAADVAAGVLPGPGNPCGYETPVAVLADLSGAGTDEGRGMAQLVHGIAPAAEIMFYTGYTGMEGMAEGIVALAEAGADVIVDDIGYFNEPHFQQSVISAAISHVQEMGVAYYTSAGNQNVIGREGSSAGLAIGAWETSAFRGTACPSWVVSVPAPGVTWDCLDFDPNGAGDPTDTLFFDDPTSPQPTVSWAEPVYGAESILIPQLYVDQGTGYELASQPISAIPQNPVVVAGLNPAHPTVEGDVELVVLRGRDPGAAPSSPAVWTAFWGGTADLAAREHDTSVGTDRVGMRATGHSSDGSAIAVAAANWRTPDQPERFTSPGAGDIYFEPVAFGPDALPVPSPAYPQPLTVPGPQIAAVDGNRTSFFGGTEVIDGETQHFFFGTSAAAPNAAAVHALALEYAPDTSADDITQAAFATAAAMDNPLASSLSDEEYFGAGLIDANALLGELPPHAATGLGATALSESSIAVEWDATAGATGYRIEVLAGGAPVTSIDTDAATTATTVTGLESETAYTVRLSVIGATVTGPAVTVEVTTLRPAEPAGTPATPSAAGLTPEPTPGLVATPSHVQAGGTVTVTGLPPRTWVYGWLFSEPTALGWAWTGSSGAATLSVPAAVPAGAHRLAVAAADGTLLGWVALDVTAPAAVPAAAVLARTGFGADLAPATAFGALALLIGAGLVALSGRRLRRASR, from the coding sequence ATGATCGGCGCGGGCGTCGTGTTCGGGGGGACTGCGGCATCCGCGGTCGATGAACCCGGGGAGATCATCCCGTCCCTCGCCGATGCGCTCGCAGAGGCGGCGGATGACGGGGCTGCGGGCGCGGCGGAACTCGCGGACGCCGTGGGCTTGCCGGATGCCGGTCCGGGGAGTCTCCGCGTGGATGCCGACGGAGACGTCGCCGCCACGGTCACCTTCACCGGACGCCCGTCGGACGCGGACCTCGCCGCCGTCCGGGCGCTCGCCACCGTCGGCACGGTGTACCGGTTCACCCCGGCGGCCGCCGTGACGGTGGCCCCGGAGCTGCTCGACGACCTCGCGGACCTCCCCGGCGTCCTGTCCGTCACGCCGGTGCTGGCCCCGACGGTCGGCTCGGGGGCGAAAACCGCCGGCGCGGCCACCGGCATCCTGCCCACCGCATCCGGTCCCGCAACCGACTGCCGCGCGTTCCCGAGCGACGCGGTCGGTCCACTCGGTGTCGACCTCGCCCGGGACACGTTCGGTGTCGATGGCACCGGTGTGACCGTCGGCATCCTCTCGGACTCGTACGCGAGCGCGAACCCGGCAGGCCCGGCCGCCGATGTCGCGGCGGGCGTGCTGCCCGGGCCCGGGAATCCGTGCGGCTACGAGACCCCGGTGGCGGTATTGGCGGATCTCTCCGGAGCGGGCACCGACGAGGGTCGCGGCATGGCGCAGCTCGTGCACGGTATCGCCCCCGCGGCGGAGATCATGTTCTACACCGGCTACACCGGTATGGAGGGGATGGCCGAAGGGATCGTCGCGCTCGCGGAGGCGGGCGCCGACGTCATCGTCGACGACATCGGCTACTTCAACGAACCGCACTTCCAGCAGAGCGTGATCTCCGCCGCGATCTCCCACGTGCAGGAGATGGGGGTGGCGTACTACACCTCCGCGGGTAACCAGAACGTCATCGGTCGCGAGGGGTCTTCTGCCGGCCTGGCGATCGGGGCCTGGGAGACGAGCGCGTTCCGTGGCACGGCCTGCCCGTCCTGGGTGGTGTCCGTCCCTGCACCCGGTGTGACGTGGGACTGTCTGGACTTCGACCCGAATGGCGCGGGAGATCCCACCGACACCCTGTTCTTCGACGACCCGACCAGCCCGCAGCCCACGGTGTCCTGGGCCGAGCCGGTGTACGGCGCGGAGAGCATCCTGATCCCGCAGCTGTACGTCGACCAGGGAACCGGCTACGAACTGGCATCCCAGCCGATCTCCGCCATTCCCCAGAACCCCGTCGTGGTGGCCGGCCTCAACCCTGCGCACCCGACGGTCGAAGGAGACGTCGAGCTCGTCGTGTTGCGCGGTAGGGACCCAGGCGCGGCACCGAGTTCACCCGCCGTGTGGACCGCCTTCTGGGGGGGGACCGCGGATCTGGCCGCCCGCGAGCACGACACGTCCGTGGGGACTGACCGTGTCGGTATGCGTGCGACCGGGCACTCGTCCGACGGTTCGGCGATCGCGGTGGCCGCCGCAAATTGGCGCACACCGGATCAGCCCGAGCGGTTCACCTCGCCCGGCGCGGGAGACATCTACTTCGAGCCCGTCGCGTTCGGGCCCGACGCGCTGCCCGTCCCGTCGCCGGCCTACCCGCAACCGCTCACCGTCCCGGGGCCGCAGATCGCCGCGGTCGATGGCAACCGCACGAGCTTCTTCGGGGGAACCGAGGTGATCGACGGTGAGACGCAGCACTTCTTCTTCGGCACCTCGGCCGCCGCACCGAATGCCGCCGCCGTTCACGCACTCGCCCTCGAGTACGCCCCGGACACGAGTGCGGATGACATCACGCAGGCGGCGTTCGCGACGGCAGCGGCGATGGACAATCCCCTCGCCTCATCCCTTTCGGACGAGGAGTACTTCGGCGCGGGGCTGATCGACGCGAACGCCCTGCTTGGGGAACTGCCGCCGCATGCGGCGACCGGGCTCGGCGCCACCGCGCTGTCCGAGTCGAGCATCGCCGTCGAATGGGATGCCACCGCCGGCGCGACCGGATACCGGATCGAGGTGCTCGCCGGGGGAGCGCCGGTGACCAGCATCGACACGGATGCGGCGACCACCGCCACGACCGTGACCGGCCTGGAGTCCGAGACCGCCTACACGGTGCGCCTCTCCGTCATCGGCGCGACCGTGACCGGCCCCGCGGTGACGGTCGAGGTCACCACGCTGCGCCCGGCTGAGCCCGCCGGGACGCCCGCCACTCCGTCGGCGGCCGGCCTCACACCGGAACCCACGCCGGGACTCGTGGCCACGCCCTCCCACGTTCAGGCGGGCGGGACCGTCACGGTGACCGGGCTGCCTCCGCGCACGTGGGTCTACGGATGGCTGTTCTCCGAGCCGACCGCGCTCGGGTGGGCCTGGACCGGGTCATCCGGTGCGGCGACCCTGAGCGTGCCCGCCGCAGTCCCCGCCGGCGCACATCGGCTCGCTGTCGCTGCCGCGGACGGAACGCTCCTCGGCTGGGTCGCGCTGGACGTGACGGCGCCCGCCGCGGTGCCGGCGGCAGCCGTGCTCGCTCGCACGGGTTTCGGGGCCGATCTCGCCCCCGCGACGGCGTTCGGGGCACTCGCCCTCCTCATCGGCGCCGGGCTCGTCGCCCTGTCCGGTCGTCGTCTCCGCCGCGCCTCGCGCTGA
- the coaA gene encoding type I pantothenate kinase, whose amino-acid sequence MPAVSESLALSLYRQIDRPDWARLAAGIAQPLTEAEVVQLRGLGDRLDLAEVREVYVPLSRLLSLYASSTKRLGADASAFLEEPDSTTPFVVGVAGSVAVGKSTIARLLRELVSRWPGTPRVELVTTDGFLYPNEELERRGLMDRKGFPESYDRRALVEFLTAVKSGESEVRAPYYSHMRYDIVADAHTTVRRPDVVIVEGLNVLQPPPTPNDVAVSDLFDFSIYVDADPAHIQQWYTDRFLALRRSAFSNPNSFFQVFADISDEEAIERAGYFWNEINLPNLVENVLPTKHRASLVLQKGASHAVERVLLRKL is encoded by the coding sequence CTGCCCGCCGTCTCCGAGTCGCTCGCGCTGTCGCTGTACCGCCAGATCGACCGTCCGGACTGGGCGCGTCTCGCGGCGGGTATCGCGCAGCCGCTCACCGAGGCCGAGGTCGTGCAGCTGCGGGGGCTCGGCGACCGGCTGGATCTTGCCGAGGTCCGCGAGGTCTACGTGCCGCTGAGCCGCCTGCTCTCGCTCTACGCGTCGTCCACCAAGCGTCTCGGCGCCGACGCCAGCGCGTTCCTGGAGGAGCCGGACAGCACGACGCCGTTCGTGGTCGGGGTGGCGGGTTCCGTCGCCGTCGGCAAATCCACCATCGCGCGTCTGCTGCGAGAGCTCGTCAGCCGCTGGCCGGGCACCCCGCGCGTCGAGCTCGTCACGACGGACGGGTTCCTCTATCCGAATGAGGAGCTCGAGCGGCGGGGGCTGATGGACCGGAAGGGCTTCCCGGAGTCCTACGACCGGCGGGCGCTCGTGGAGTTCCTCACCGCCGTGAAGTCGGGGGAGTCCGAGGTCCGCGCGCCCTACTACTCGCACATGCGTTACGACATCGTCGCCGATGCGCACACGACCGTCCGGCGTCCCGACGTGGTCATCGTCGAGGGGTTGAACGTGCTCCAGCCCCCGCCCACTCCCAATGACGTGGCCGTGAGCGACCTGTTCGACTTCTCCATCTACGTGGATGCGGATCCCGCCCACATCCAGCAGTGGTACACCGATCGATTCCTCGCGCTGCGGCGCTCCGCGTTCAGCAACCCGAACTCGTTCTTCCAGGTCTTCGCCGACATCTCGGACGAGGAGGCCATCGAGCGGGCCGGCTACTTCTGGAACGAGATCAACCTGCCGAACCTCGTCGAGAACGTGCTGCCGACGAAGCACCGCGCCTCGCTCGTGCTGCAGAAGGGCGCCTCCCACGCGGTCGAGCGTGTCCTCCTCCGCAAGCTGTAG